From the genome of Helicobacter sp. 12S02232-10, one region includes:
- a CDS encoding Mor transcription activator family protein has protein sequence MTKHKLHKICEDYKAGMSFEKICKKYGGLRVYIPQVIPDVRERITEEFNGYNYELLATKFNLSVEKVREIIREHKRKQQELPLFAEKPAKDSKTESSND, from the coding sequence ATGACAAAGCACAAGCTGCACAAGATTTGCGAAGATTATAAAGCGGGGATGAGCTTTGAGAAGATCTGCAAGAAATATGGAGGATTAAGAGTCTATATCCCTCAAGTCATTCCTGATGTGAGGGAGCGAATCACTGAGGAATTTAACGGCTATAATTATGAACTTTTAGCGACTAAATTCAACCTCTCTGTAGAGAAAGTCAGAGAGATCATTCGAGAGCACAAAAGAAAACAACAAGAACTTCCCTTGTTTGCAGAAAAACCAGCAAAAGACTCGAAAACAGAGAGTTCAAATGATTAA
- a CDS encoding host-nuclease inhibitor Gam family protein, which produces MNIKNYDDVDMALKRVCECEVGIAQIEGEVTLKCNQIKEEAKPQITELQNERNFLEQEIENFCSANKADFAEKRSKDLVFGTIGYRLSKSVSLPRAKAKIESLIGAIKKFGFKDCIVYEEKPNKEALCELDDSALVKLGITRVVKDNFRVEPKIESLQSVS; this is translated from the coding sequence ATGAATATCAAGAATTATGACGATGTCGATATGGCGTTAAAAAGAGTTTGTGAGTGTGAGGTGGGCATCGCTCAAATTGAAGGTGAAGTGACTCTGAAGTGCAATCAGATCAAAGAAGAGGCAAAACCCCAAATCACTGAGTTGCAAAACGAACGCAACTTCTTAGAGCAAGAGATTGAAAATTTCTGTAGCGCTAACAAGGCTGATTTTGCAGAAAAAAGAAGCAAAGATTTGGTCTTTGGAACGATTGGGTATCGACTTTCAAAAAGCGTGAGTCTGCCAAGAGCGAAAGCAAAGATAGAGAGCTTGATTGGAGCGATTAAGAAATTTGGTTTTAAGGACTGCATTGTGTATGAAGAAAAGCCCAACAAAGAAGCCTTGTGCGAACTTGATGACAGCGCTTTGGTGAAGCTAGGAATCACAAGAGTTGTCAAAGATAACTTTAGGGTTGAGCCTAAGATTGAAAGTTTGCAGAGCGTCTCTTAA
- a CDS encoding phage protein GemA/Gp16 family protein: MTKKQAFLRKQLIIKIHTHPRYKEIKANGAWEDWLYLRYNEKSSALLSITELQEVVSILDDIGRDRDFALIDPDRKLYVRKTALSYAQKQKIKRLQEELGWSGEDLSGFIQRQIKASRKVPDLTSKEATKVITGLERTLSYNLKQLKSSEIYSRAFKTANNPNYKQ; the protein is encoded by the coding sequence ATGACAAAAAAACAAGCGTTTTTAAGAAAGCAACTGATTATAAAAATCCATACCCACCCCCGATACAAAGAAATCAAAGCAAACGGGGCTTGGGAAGATTGGCTCTATCTGCGTTATAATGAAAAAAGCTCCGCCCTCCTTTCTATCACTGAACTTCAAGAGGTTGTTTCTATCCTTGATGACATCGGCAGAGATAGAGACTTTGCTCTAATCGACCCTGATAGAAAACTCTATGTTAGAAAGACTGCTCTTTCTTACGCCCAAAAACAAAAGATAAAAAGACTGCAAGAAGAGTTAGGTTGGAGTGGTGAAGATTTGAGCGGGTTCATTCAAAGACAAATTAAAGCCTCTAGAAAAGTCCCTGACCTCACCTCCAAAGAAGCCACTAAAGTGATTACAGGGCTAGAGCGCACGCTGAGCTACAATCTCAAGCAACTCAAAAGCTCTGAAATCTACAGCAGAGCTTTTAAAACAGCAAATAATCCAAATTACAAACAATAA